CCGTCCGCTGCCGTTGCGCCGATGTGTCGATCTGCCGACCTGCCGACCTGCCGACTTGCCGACTTGCCGACTTGCGGGCTCCGCGAGTCTTGGAGTTCAGGATTCGTCGAGCTCCCGAGGCTCCGGGTTGCCGGGTCTCGGTGTTCCCGAATTCCCGAGGCGGGCCTCGTCGTCAGCCTGGCGGGCTAGCCTTGCGCCATTGAACCCCTGAGTGATCCATGGATGCTCTGCCGTCGCTTCAGTCCCTCGTGTCGTTGATGCTCGCTCCGGCGTTCACCGCCCTGGGCAGTCCCATCAGTTGGCTGGAACTGGTCGCCTTCGTCCTGGCCATCTGGATGGTCGTGTGCAACATGCGGGTTCAAGTGCTGGCCTGGCCGCTGGCGCTGAGCAGTTCGCTGCTGTACTTCCTCCTGTTCTGGAGCGGCAAGCTCTATGGCGAGGCCTCGTTGCAATTGTTGTTCGCCGCCTTGTCGCTCTGGGGCTGGTGGCAATGGTTGCGCGGCCGGACGGCGGATGGTCAGGCGCTGCGTGTTCGCACACTGGGGCCCCGAGGCCGTTGGGCCGCCTTGCTGGTCACCTTGGCGGCCTGGCCGTTGTTGGGGCTCTTCCTTCAACACCGCACGGATTCGCCGCTGCCCTATTGGGATGCCTTGCCCACCGTGGCCAGCATCACTGGGCAATGGTTGCTGGGTCGCAAGTACCAGGAAAACTGGCCCGTCTGGGTGCTGGTGAATCTGGTCAGCATTGCCCTGTTTGCGCTCAAGGGCTACTGGCTGACGGTGGTGCTGTATGCGGTCTTCGTACCGATGTCGGTGGCGGGTTGGCGTGCGTGGCAACGTCAGCTGGGCGCGCCGGTGCCGGCCTGACCCGCGACCGCCAGGTTCGACATGGCGCTTCACATCGCGCTCCTCGGGGCCGAGAGCACCGGCAAGAGTCAGCTCGGTCAGGACCTGCTGCGCCATCTGTGCGATCAGACCCGGCTGCGATGTGCCCTGGTCCCGGAGTTCCTGCGTGAGTGGTGCGACCGGGAGGGCCGCACGCCACGCCCGGACGAGCAGATGGCCATCGCCCAGGAGCAGCATCGTCGCGCCGACGTCGCTGCGCAGGCCCATGACCTCGTGCTGCACGACACCACGCCGCTGATGACCGCCATCTACAGCGACCTGCTGTTTCAGGATGACAGTCTCTATCCGTTCGCACTGCGCGTGCAGGCCGGCATGGATGCGACCTTGCTCATGGCGCTGGACCTCCCCTGGGTGGCCGATGGCCTGCAGCGGGATGGCCCGCAGGTGCGCGGCCCGGTCGATCAGGCGATCCGGCGCGCGCTCCGCGGTTCAGGGCTGGGCTACAGCCTGGTGGCCGGAGAGGGTGGGGCGCGCTTGGCGCAAGCCTTGAACGCGCTGGGACCGCTGCTGCGTCCTCATCTCGGTCGAGAAGACGGTCTGTTCGGTCGACTGCTTCAGCGCGGCGAGCGCCTGGGGGGCGATTGGCGCTGCGACAACTGCGACGACCCGGACTGCGAACACGCGAGCCGTCAAACACGGCTTTGAACCTGTCGGCGAGGCACAATCCGCCGTCCCCGATCGCAGAGGTTTGCAGGACCTCGGAGTGCCCTCATGAATCGACTGGTTCCGCGTCATTTCCTTCTGCTGCTGAGCAGCGCCGTGCTCGCCGCGTGCGCCAGCATGACGGCACCGCCAGACGCTCCGCCGAGCGCCCCCGCCCCGTCTGCGTTGAAGTCGACGTCGACGGTGAACGCGGCCACGGTGGCGGTGAAGGTGCTGGCGATCAACGATTTCCACGGTAATCTGATGCCGCCAGCCGGTGGCATCAAGCTTCGCGATCCGCAAACCGGGGAGACCTTGACGTTGGGCGCGGGCGGCGCGGAGCGCATGGCGACTGTCGTCCAGGCATTGAAGGCGAAGAACCCCAACCATGTCTTCGTCGCTGCAGGCGATCTCGTGGGTGCCAGCCCGCTGCTGTCGGCACTGTTCCATGACGAGCCCACGATCGAATCCCTGGGACTGATGGGTCTGGATCTGTCGGCCGTCGGCAATCATGAATTCGATCAGGGACTGACGGAGCTGCTGCGCAAGCAGAACGGCGGTTGTCATCTCAAGGATGGTTGCAAGGGGCCGACCCCGTTCACCGGCGCGCGTTACCAGTACCTGGCGGCCAGCACGATCGACACCGCGACCGGGCGCCCGGTACTGCCCGCCTACAGCATCAAGCGGTTTGATGGCGTGCCTGTCGGCTTCATCGGCCTGACCCTGAAAGACACGCCCAATCTGGTCAGCCCGACCGGCGTGGCCGGACTCCGTTTCGACGACGAGGCCCAGACCGTCAATCGCCTGGTCCCCGAACTCCAGCGACAGGGCGTGCACACCGTCGTGGTGCTGATCCATGAAGGCGGCGTTCCGACTGGCAGCTACAACGAATGCCCGGGGATCTCGGGTCCGATTGTGGACATCGTCAAGCAACTGGATCCCAGCGTGGGGCTGGTCGTCTCCGGACACACCCACCGTGCCTACAACTGTCGGATAGACGGTCGGTTGGTCACCAGCGGCGACAAGTACGGCACGCTGGTCAGTGAGATCGATCTGCAGATCGATCGCCGGTCCGGCCGGCTGGTCGAAGCACGGGCTGAGAACCTGG
The Roseateles amylovorans genome window above contains:
- a CDS encoding ATP-binding protein, which gives rise to MALHIALLGAESTGKSQLGQDLLRHLCDQTRLRCALVPEFLREWCDREGRTPRPDEQMAIAQEQHRRADVAAQAHDLVLHDTTPLMTAIYSDLLFQDDSLYPFALRVQAGMDATLLMALDLPWVADGLQRDGPQVRGPVDQAIRRALRGSGLGYSLVAGEGGARLAQALNALGPLLRPHLGREDGLFGRLLQRGERLGGDWRCDNCDDPDCEHASRQTRL
- the pnuC gene encoding nicotinamide riboside transporter PnuC encodes the protein MDALPSLQSLVSLMLAPAFTALGSPISWLELVAFVLAIWMVVCNMRVQVLAWPLALSSSLLYFLLFWSGKLYGEASLQLLFAALSLWGWWQWLRGRTADGQALRVRTLGPRGRWAALLVTLAAWPLLGLFLQHRTDSPLPYWDALPTVASITGQWLLGRKYQENWPVWVLVNLVSIALFALKGYWLTVVLYAVFVPMSVAGWRAWQRQLGAPVPA
- a CDS encoding bifunctional metallophosphatase/5'-nucleotidase, with the translated sequence MNRLVPRHFLLLLSSAVLAACASMTAPPDAPPSAPAPSALKSTSTVNAATVAVKVLAINDFHGNLMPPAGGIKLRDPQTGETLTLGAGGAERMATVVQALKAKNPNHVFVAAGDLVGASPLLSALFHDEPTIESLGLMGLDLSAVGNHEFDQGLTELLRKQNGGCHLKDGCKGPTPFTGARYQYLAASTIDTATGRPVLPAYSIKRFDGVPVGFIGLTLKDTPNLVSPTGVAGLRFDDEAQTVNRLVPELQRQGVHTVVVLIHEGGVPTGSYNECPGISGPIVDIVKQLDPSVGLVVSGHTHRAYNCRIDGRLVTSGDKYGTLVSEIDLQIDRRSGRLVEARAENLVVRPEIAKDPAQTALIASYQRLANPLIERPVGFLARPLSKEDGDRDKGGGTTMGQLVADAMLASTAASSAGGAQLALTNIGGVRTGLIRRDDGRVTFGDLFAALPFSNALVVMEYTGAQLREVLEQQWQVNDSRFLPLQVSQGFSYRWDKRRPAGQRILPDSLMLNGQPITSDQKLRVTINAFLQAGGDGFTTLTKGRLVQTGPMDVDALETYFKLQGTTPVQPSLLTRSVRIDD